A segment of the Lolium perenne isolate Kyuss_39 chromosome 3, Kyuss_2.0, whole genome shotgun sequence genome:
TGTTTGCTCCCTGGCTCCATGGAGCTTCTTAAATAAGTTTTAAAAATATATTTCTAATATTGAAGTCAAAAGTTCTAGGATGTACACATTAGTATAATTGCACATCCTCTAGATTTCACTTTAAAATATCAAAGTGGCCAGCACAAGTTTAGTGTTATAAAATAGCAAATAGTGGTAGCATCTCACAATTGTAGATCATCGCTTTTTTTTCCTCGAGTTCATAGACAGAATAATTTTTCAGTGACTTTTTTCTCATCCATAGTGTATTTTCGCATATACATATGAGAATTTGTTTTGTTTTCTTACTTATTGAGATTCTTTTTAGATTTCTGAATATAAAAGGCTTCATTAGCTTGGTAACCAAAGGAATAGCCGTGCAACTCATCCGCTTTACAGGTCAGTGACTCAGTAACCTGTAATAGTTAGTGAGGTGACTTTGTTTCTCCTTCCGAGCGTCCAAATGTGACATCAAGAAAAAATTCGTTGTGGCGCTAGCCAAGAACAAGGTGGCGGAGACACAATATCTTACTTGCTCATCTTGTCCTGCTCCAGTCGTGCATTGAGTATCTCTGTATCTGGGTGATTGCTTTGATAGCTGCTTTCTGCAAATGACTTGCTAGTCCTGATTGATCATTGCTCTTCTATCATGATATGTTAGATTAACGTAAAGGATTCTGCTTTTTCCTAAAAATAAAATGAAGGGCATTGTCAATTTTGTATCTCGAATAGCTGCTAGCCTGCTAGTATATCAGTTCTGTAAAGCTTTGCTGCTGCAGAAGTTTCTAGTGCTGACTGACAGGCAATGCTGTATAACTTGTGAGTGGTGTGAGTTCAAATGTCACAAAGGTAGTGAGCAACTTGTCCTGGTTTGTATAGGACGTTGATGCCATGCAGGTCTAATCAAGTATGATGACTAGCTGTGCATCAGTGGCTCATTGCACAATAAAATTGTCTAGAAAAATATAATGGCAAATCCATCCATAAAGCAATGCATTAAATTTGTTCGTCGGTATAAAATTGTCACTCGTAAGAGAATATGTAGGTCATTTCATATTTTGGATGCTTGCTACCTTTTCGTGACTACCATAAGATTCAGACAAGAAGGAAAGGAATAGCAGATACACTATCGAAGTTTCTAATACATAGAAGAGATGAACTTTGAACAATTCTGACATCTCACATTACTAGCTCTTGGCACATACCACAGCATCCCATAATGTTTTGCTACTTTCTGAATCACAGAAGAAAGTAACAACACAACCACATATAGCTACTGGTAGCTTTAGCCTAAGCTCACATTACTCAATCTCATAGAAATTTCAGGCTTACTACCAAAACTAGTGGCCTCCTCATCCTTACAGGGGAGGTTACGTACATGTATCCTTAAACCTCACCACTAAGAAATTCAGAACATCATCAGGCCAACAACACTAACCATACCAAGAAGCAGCCCAATACTTGCCTTCAACCCAGCAGCCCCATTCAAGCCCCAAACACGCACGTCGTCGACCACCGGCCCGCATAGTGAGCTGTGGTCATCGCTTCTCGTGTTGTAGTACACGCTGTAGAGAGCAACACGTGTTCTTTCAGCACGCGCTGTGAACGTCACATTCGCAGCTTGGCTTGTGGCATTGCCCATCGGCGAGTAGTGGAAGTTCTGGGCCTGATCGCCTGCAAATGCCATAACAGCCATTGGTGGCTGGCATGAATCGCCTGCTGAGCCAAATGTGAAAGTCAGGCTGTACACTTTCTGAGGGGTTGTCTCCACCATCTGTGAGATAATTCCCTCTTTGCCGGAGAGGAGCTCAATCGCACGCTTCCCCTGGGGAACGCTGTACTGGTCAGAGTCAACGAAGCGGACTGCACGGTTCGACTCAATCATCCATCCTGGTATGGCTGATGTCTGCTCATCAAGGTTCGTCGGGAGTAGAACACCAAAGCTTGTGTTTGGAAACATCCATGGACCCTCCTCAAAGTCTCCATTGATCACCGTGCTATCTGCTCAACACAAGGCACCACAGGACACAAGCATGAACAAGGAGCTAGAGCATTTCTAAGTTCTCTTAACAAAAAATAGTGTGTTGTGACTTCATGCAATGATAAACATTGCACATACAAAAAGAAAGAACGCTGATAGAGAAAATTCAGTGTGGTGCTAGTAAGTGTAGAGACAAGCAGTAGTGGCTTATACCCTTTGGTTTGTCCGGAGCAAAGAGCTTCTTGATGGCCACATTGTCAAGGATAGGTCCACAGGTTGGATCATCCTCCATGCCGGGGTTCCTGAATTCAAGGGTTGCCTGCTCATCCACTGCTTGAAAAGCCAGTGCATATGCATCCCAGCCTTCGATGTTGTACAATGTCTGAAGGTCTACTGTCTGCGATACACCACCAGCAGACACATTCAGCGCCTCCAGCTGCGCACACGTCCGGG
Coding sequences within it:
- the LOC127343932 gene encoding protein BIIDXI, whose product is MQRLAWLGLGVALLLLPPASRLVSAAAVEDGLLTNGDFETAPAGGFTKSASVSEGASTIPAWTINGTVELVSAGQHQGGMILIVPQGDHAVRLGNDAGIGQVVQVEKGAEYAITFSAARTCAQLEALNVSAGGVSQTVDLQTLYNIEGWDAYALAFQAVDEQATLEFRNPGMEDDPTCGPILDNVAIKKLFAPDKPKDSTVINGDFEEGPWMFPNTSFGVLLPTNLDEQTSAIPGWMIESNRAVRFVDSDQYSVPQGKRAIELLSGKEGIISQMVETTPQKVYSLTFTFGSAGDSCQPPMAVMAFAGDQAQNFHYSPMGNATSQAANVTFTARAERTRVALYSVYYNTRSDDHSSLCGPVVDDVRVWGLNGAAGLKASIGLLLGMVSVVGLMMF